In Neorhizobium galegae, the following proteins share a genomic window:
- a CDS encoding FAD-binding protein: protein MTLIPNSEADAAYIIRNAAGDGKKLALCGGNTRAGFGNSAGPAEMMNSTGLSGIVDYEPAEMVMTVKAGTPVAEIETTLAANRQMMAFEPMDHRGVMGTLGEPTIGGVFAANVSGPRRFVSGAARDSLLGIRFINGRGEAIRAGGRVMKNVTGLDLVKLLAGSQGTLGFLTEVTFRVLPVPQTVETIVISGLDDAAAAKAMAAAMALPVEVSGAAHLPQTVRFRFLGGALPSGEATVLRLEGLAASVSVRAEKLSAVMEAFGPVSRLGLEESQTLWRQIRDVYPYSDGTLKPVWRVSIAPSAGHQLVAALRLETGVDAFYDWQGGLVWMRMEADPEADLLRRYIRALGGGHATLLRASDTVRAQTQAFEPQPDAVAALSARVKQKLDPAGIFCPGKMG from the coding sequence ATGACGCTGATACCGAATTCCGAAGCGGACGCCGCCTATATCATCCGCAATGCCGCCGGCGACGGCAAGAAGCTTGCGCTGTGCGGCGGCAATACCCGCGCCGGTTTCGGCAACTCCGCCGGGCCTGCCGAAATGATGAACTCCACCGGCCTTTCTGGCATCGTCGACTACGAGCCGGCCGAAATGGTGATGACCGTCAAAGCCGGTACGCCGGTCGCCGAGATCGAGACGACGCTTGCCGCCAACCGGCAGATGATGGCCTTCGAGCCGATGGACCACCGCGGCGTCATGGGCACGCTCGGCGAACCGACGATCGGCGGCGTGTTTGCCGCCAATGTGTCCGGCCCGCGCCGTTTCGTCTCTGGCGCCGCCCGCGACAGCTTGCTCGGCATCCGTTTCATCAATGGCCGGGGCGAAGCGATCCGCGCCGGCGGACGGGTGATGAAGAACGTCACCGGCCTCGATCTCGTCAAACTGCTCGCGGGCTCGCAAGGCACGCTCGGGTTCCTGACTGAAGTGACCTTCCGGGTGTTGCCGGTGCCGCAGACGGTGGAGACCATCGTCATCTCCGGGCTCGACGACGCGGCTGCCGCAAAGGCGATGGCGGCGGCGATGGCGCTGCCGGTCGAAGTATCGGGCGCCGCCCACCTGCCGCAGACCGTCCGGTTCCGTTTCCTCGGCGGCGCATTGCCGAGCGGTGAGGCGACCGTCCTGCGCCTCGAAGGCCTTGCCGCGTCGGTTTCCGTGCGTGCCGAAAAACTCTCCGCCGTGATGGAGGCATTCGGTCCGGTCTCCCGGCTCGGCCTGGAGGAGAGCCAAACGCTCTGGCGCCAGATCCGCGATGTCTATCCCTATTCGGATGGGACCCTGAAACCCGTCTGGCGCGTCTCGATCGCTCCATCTGCGGGCCACCAGCTCGTCGCCGCCCTCCGGCTCGAAACCGGCGTCGATGCCTTCTACGACTGGCAGGGCGGGTTGGTCTGGATGCGCATGGAAGCCGACCCGGAAGCGGATTTGCTGCGCCGCTATATCCGCGCTCTCGGTGGCGGCCACGCGACACTTCTGCGGGCATCGGATACGGTGCGCGCGCAGACGCAGGCTTTCGAGCCGCAGCCGGATGCGGTCGCGGCGCTTTCGGCGCGCGTCAAACAGAAGCTTGACCCGGCCGGCATTTTTTGCCCGGGCAAGATGGGGTGA
- the glcF gene encoding glycolate oxidase subunit GlcF, with amino-acid sequence MQTNFTLAQLADPHVAESEKILRRCVHCGFCTATCPTYVTLGNELDSPRGRIYLIKDMLENGRPADEEVVTHIDRCLSCLACVTTCPSGVDYMHLVDHARIHIENTYRRPLVDRLIRSLLAAVLPYPARFRTALGLAKLGRPFAPLLKRVPVLKPLGAMLDLAPKSAARVSDAANPGTRAPETEKRGRVAILSGCAQPVLDPGINEATLRLLARLGVEVVVPEGEGCCGALVHHMGREEQALDFARRNVDVWTREIDKGGLDAIIITASGCGTTIKDYGHMLRLDPAYADKAARVSSLAKDITEYLSMLDLPTLEPKRLNVAYHSACSMQHGQKITMAPKNLLKAAGFTVRDPGEGHLCCGSAGTYNILQPEISEQLKARKVKNIEATKADVIATGNIGCITQIASGTAIPILHTVELLDWAYGGPKPEKIPAR; translated from the coding sequence ATGCAAACCAACTTCACCCTCGCTCAGCTTGCCGATCCGCATGTGGCCGAATCCGAAAAGATCCTCCGCCGTTGCGTCCATTGCGGCTTCTGCACCGCCACCTGTCCCACCTACGTGACCCTCGGCAACGAACTCGACAGCCCGCGCGGACGCATCTACCTGATCAAGGACATGCTGGAAAACGGCAGGCCGGCGGATGAGGAAGTGGTCACCCATATCGACCGCTGTCTCTCCTGCCTTGCCTGCGTCACCACCTGTCCCTCCGGCGTGGACTACATGCATCTGGTCGATCATGCCCGCATCCATATCGAGAACACCTACCGGCGCCCGCTGGTCGACCGCCTGATTCGCAGCCTGCTCGCCGCCGTGCTGCCCTATCCGGCCCGCTTCCGCACAGCGCTCGGTCTCGCAAAGCTCGGCCGTCCCTTCGCACCGCTTCTCAAGCGTGTCCCTGTATTGAAGCCGCTCGGTGCCATGCTGGATCTCGCGCCGAAATCCGCCGCCAGGGTTTCCGACGCCGCAAACCCCGGCACTCGTGCGCCCGAGACTGAGAAACGGGGCCGCGTCGCAATCCTGTCGGGCTGCGCCCAGCCTGTCCTCGATCCGGGCATCAACGAAGCTACGCTCCGGCTTCTGGCCCGGCTCGGCGTCGAAGTCGTGGTACCGGAAGGCGAGGGCTGCTGCGGCGCGCTCGTCCATCATATGGGCCGTGAAGAGCAGGCGCTCGATTTTGCCCGCCGCAATGTCGATGTCTGGACGCGCGAGATCGACAAAGGCGGCCTCGATGCGATCATCATCACCGCGTCGGGCTGCGGCACGACGATCAAGGATTACGGCCACATGCTCCGCCTCGATCCGGCCTATGCGGACAAGGCGGCAAGGGTCTCGAGCCTTGCCAAGGACATTACCGAATATCTGTCGATGCTCGACCTGCCGACGCTGGAGCCGAAGCGGCTCAACGTCGCCTATCACTCCGCCTGTTCGATGCAGCACGGCCAGAAGATCACCATGGCACCCAAGAATCTCCTGAAGGCTGCGGGCTTTACCGTCCGCGATCCGGGGGAGGGGCATCTCTGCTGCGGTTCGGCCGGCACCTACAATATCCTGCAGCCGGAAATCTCGGAGCAGTTGAAGGCTCGCAAGGTCAAGAATATCGAGGCCACCAAGGCGGACGTGATCGCCACCGGCAATATCGGCTGCATCACCCAGATCGCCTCCGGAACAGCGATCCCGATCCTGCACACGGTGGAGCTTCTGGATTGGGCTTATGGCGGCCCGAAGCCGGAAAAGATCCCGGCCAGATAA
- a CDS encoding outer membrane protein — translation MRKILSFAFASTLLTAGLAYIAPAQAADMTPATQAYVAPVHTGGFEISGYGGYQFAPHSDVDVSDGPDFAAGWDTKPFAMPPYWGVRGTYWFDGGALTNWGVSLDYTHAKVYADDESMAKAGGWSVFEFTDGLNLLTLNALYKFPIEGSKWTPYVGAGVGINVPHVEVTRASGRTFEYQFGGATIQAQAGVKYQLTEKWSMFAEYKGNYSFVDVDIDSGASLKTNILTHAINLGVSYKF, via the coding sequence ATGCGCAAAATTCTTTCTTTCGCCTTCGCTTCCACGCTTCTCACCGCTGGTCTTGCTTATATTGCTCCGGCTCAAGCGGCAGACATGACCCCCGCGACCCAGGCCTATGTGGCTCCGGTTCACACCGGCGGATTTGAAATCTCCGGTTACGGCGGTTACCAGTTCGCGCCGCACTCCGATGTCGATGTCTCGGACGGACCTGATTTCGCAGCCGGCTGGGATACCAAGCCCTTCGCGATGCCGCCCTACTGGGGCGTCCGCGGCACCTATTGGTTCGATGGCGGTGCCCTCACGAACTGGGGCGTTTCGCTCGATTACACCCACGCCAAGGTTTATGCAGACGACGAAAGCATGGCCAAGGCCGGCGGCTGGAGCGTCTTCGAATTCACCGACGGCCTGAACCTGCTGACGCTCAACGCGCTCTACAAGTTCCCGATCGAAGGCAGCAAGTGGACGCCTTATGTCGGCGCCGGTGTCGGTATCAACGTGCCGCATGTCGAAGTGACCCGCGCTTCCGGCCGCACCTTCGAATACCAGTTCGGTGGCGCGACGATCCAGGCCCAGGCCGGCGTAAAGTACCAGCTCACCGAAAAGTGGTCGATGTTCGCCGAATACAAGGGCAACTACTCGTTCGTGGATGTGGATATCGACAGCGGCGCTTCGCTGAAGACCAACATCCTGACGCACGCCATCAACCTCGGCGTCTCCTACAAGTTCTAA
- a CDS encoding L,D-transpeptidase, which produces MAGAIFFSAGHASAISPAATSIERPAGDVTLVAMPREVPEQFKRRMVRFSTTEKPGTIIVDTNNKFLYYIEGPNRATRYGIGVGREGFGWSGVVNVGRKAEWPSWTPPAEMRVRERRAGRILPAVQEGGIDNPLGARAMYLYKGGRDTIFRIHGTNQPWTIGLNMSSGCIRMMNKDVEHLYSRADIGTKVIVIGPGNRQGNVDFKDRGIDIFGTIFGG; this is translated from the coding sequence ATGGCTGGCGCGATCTTCTTTAGCGCCGGACATGCAAGCGCAATCAGCCCGGCGGCAACGTCTATCGAACGCCCCGCGGGCGACGTGACACTTGTCGCGATGCCACGGGAAGTTCCCGAACAATTCAAGCGCCGCATGGTGCGCTTCTCGACGACCGAGAAACCCGGCACGATCATCGTCGATACCAACAACAAGTTCCTCTACTATATCGAAGGCCCCAACCGGGCGACCCGCTACGGCATCGGCGTCGGGCGCGAAGGGTTCGGCTGGTCGGGCGTGGTCAATGTGGGCCGCAAGGCTGAGTGGCCCTCCTGGACGCCGCCGGCCGAGATGCGCGTTCGCGAACGCCGCGCCGGCCGCATTCTGCCGGCCGTGCAGGAAGGCGGCATCGACAACCCGCTCGGCGCCCGTGCCATGTATCTCTACAAGGGCGGCCGCGACACGATCTTCCGCATCCACGGCACCAACCAACCCTGGACGATCGGCCTCAACATGTCGTCAGGCTGCATCCGCATGATGAACAAGGATGTCGAGCATCTTTATTCGCGCGCCGACATCGGCACGAAGGTGATCGTCATCGGCCCGGGCAACCGGCAGGGGAACGTCGACTTCAAGGATCGCGGCATCGATATTTTCGGCACGATTTTCGGCGGCTGA
- a CDS encoding L,D-transpeptidase, which produces MKKTLFLAFGLAAAFSSSAALAQDRYRERPPVVVSPDLAAPWVMQLAGPNGRPVVYPRQAAQQRAIYQQREQQPVVRRGIFDRSTVQPVAMRPQPIRGQIEPQFLPQTVAYDSKEKAGTIIIDTNNRFLYLVTGNGQARRYGVGVGKPGFEWAGEHRVTRKAEWPDWTPPSEMIQREAAKGHYLPARMEGGPENPLGARAMYLGSTLYRIHGTNAPWSIGSAVSSGCIRMRNEDVTDLYERVNIGTKVVVM; this is translated from the coding sequence ATGAAGAAAACCCTTTTCCTGGCCTTCGGCCTTGCTGCCGCCTTTTCCAGTTCCGCCGCTCTTGCCCAGGACCGCTATCGCGAGCGCCCGCCCGTGGTCGTCAGCCCCGATCTCGCAGCCCCATGGGTGATGCAGCTTGCCGGGCCGAACGGTCGCCCGGTCGTCTATCCTCGCCAGGCCGCCCAGCAGCGCGCCATCTATCAGCAGCGCGAGCAGCAGCCCGTGGTTCGCCGCGGCATCTTCGACCGCTCCACCGTGCAGCCGGTCGCCATGCGGCCACAGCCGATCCGCGGCCAGATCGAACCGCAGTTCCTGCCCCAGACGGTCGCCTACGACAGCAAGGAAAAGGCCGGCACCATCATCATCGATACCAATAACCGTTTCCTCTATCTGGTCACGGGCAATGGCCAGGCGCGGCGTTACGGCGTCGGCGTCGGCAAGCCGGGCTTCGAATGGGCAGGCGAGCACCGGGTGACCCGCAAGGCCGAGTGGCCGGACTGGACGCCGCCTTCCGAAATGATCCAGCGCGAAGCCGCCAAGGGGCATTACCTGCCGGCGCGCATGGAAGGCGGACCGGAAAATCCACTCGGCGCCCGCGCCATGTATCTCGGCTCGACGCTCTACCGCATCCACGGCACCAACGCCCCCTGGTCGATCGGCAGCGCCGTCTCTTCCGGCTGCATCCGCATGCGCAACGAAGATGTCACCGACCTCTACGAGCGAGTGAACATCGGCACCAAAGTCGTCGTCATGTAA
- a CDS encoding DNA-3-methyladenine glycosylase I, producing the protein MEKAGIIVGEDGKGRCAWHGGLEDYRHYHDEEWGRPVTDDIRLFEKICLEGFQSGLSWLTILRKRENFRTAFAGFDFVEVARFGEADIARCLADAGIIRHRGKIVSTINNAARAIELRDEFGSLAKFFWSFEPGPHLRPAVMDLATLRANPTTPVSVQLSKVLKKRGWSFVGPTTVYAFMQAMGMVNDHLDGCFCRREVDELRLKFRRP; encoded by the coding sequence ATGGAAAAGGCGGGCATCATCGTCGGCGAAGACGGCAAGGGGCGTTGCGCCTGGCATGGCGGCCTGGAAGACTACCGGCACTATCACGACGAGGAATGGGGCCGGCCGGTGACCGACGATATCCGCCTGTTCGAGAAGATCTGCCTGGAAGGTTTCCAGTCCGGCCTGTCCTGGCTGACGATCTTGAGGAAGCGCGAGAATTTCCGCACCGCCTTTGCCGGTTTCGATTTCGTCGAGGTCGCGCGGTTCGGCGAGGCGGATATCGCCCGCTGCCTGGCCGATGCCGGCATCATCCGCCATCGCGGCAAGATCGTCTCGACCATCAACAACGCCGCCCGTGCCATCGAACTGCGAGACGAGTTTGGCTCGCTCGCCAAGTTCTTCTGGAGCTTCGAGCCAGGCCCGCATCTGCGTCCGGCCGTGATGGATCTCGCGACGCTGAGGGCTAACCCCACCACGCCCGTGTCCGTACAATTGTCGAAAGTCCTGAAGAAGCGCGGCTGGTCCTTCGTCGGACCGACTACCGTCTACGCCTTCATGCAGGCCATGGGCATGGTCAACGACCATCTCGACGGCTGCTTTTGCCGGCGCGAAGTCGATGAACTCAGGCTGAAGTTCAGGCGCCCGTGA
- a CDS encoding HAD family hydrolase has product MRPITAIGFDADDTLWQNEQYYRLTEEHFAKLLGEFAEGTHIAERLLEAEKRNLSHYGFGIKGFTLSMIETAIEITDGKVPTRTISEILDIGRDLLRHPVETLPHVEETLQALNGEYLLVLITKGDLFDQERKLAQSGLGDFFDAVEIVSEKNATTYRRIFSKVADGPERAMMVGNSLKSDIVPAIAAGSYGVFVPHALTWVLEHVDAPTTAPRFRQIEHLGELGSVLSEITGA; this is encoded by the coding sequence ATGCGCCCTATTACCGCCATCGGCTTCGATGCCGACGATACGCTCTGGCAGAACGAACAGTATTACCGGCTGACGGAGGAGCACTTCGCCAAGCTGCTCGGTGAGTTCGCCGAAGGCACGCATATTGCGGAGCGGCTGCTGGAAGCGGAAAAGCGCAATCTTTCCCATTACGGTTTCGGCATCAAAGGTTTCACCCTGTCGATGATCGAGACGGCGATCGAGATCACCGACGGCAAGGTGCCGACCAGGACGATCAGCGAGATCCTCGATATCGGCCGCGACCTTTTGCGCCATCCGGTCGAGACCCTGCCGCATGTGGAAGAGACGCTTCAAGCTCTGAACGGCGAATATCTGCTGGTGCTGATCACCAAGGGCGACCTGTTCGACCAGGAGCGCAAGCTTGCCCAGTCGGGCCTCGGCGATTTCTTCGATGCGGTCGAGATCGTCAGCGAGAAGAACGCCACCACCTATCGCCGCATCTTCTCGAAAGTGGCGGACGGGCCTGAACGGGCGATGATGGTCGGCAATTCGCTGAAATCCGACATCGTGCCGGCGATCGCGGCCGGGAGCTACGGCGTGTTCGTGCCGCATGCGCTGACCTGGGTTCTGGAACATGTGGACGCGCCGACCACAGCGCCGCGCTTCCGCCAGATCGAACATCTGGGCGAACTGGGATCGGTGCTGTCGGAAATCACGGGCGCCTGA
- the hisS gene encoding histidine--tRNA ligase: protein MNDKSKKPQKLKARLPRGFVDRSAADIHATNEMTAKIREVYERYGFDPVETPLFEYTDALGKFLPDSDRPNEGVFSLQDDDDQWMSLRYDLTAPLARHVAENFNEIQLPFRTYRAGYVFRNEKPGPGRFRQFMQFDADTVGAPGVQADAEMCMMMADTMEALGIKRGDYVIRVNNRKVLDGVMEAIGLGGEDKAGQRLNVLRAIDKLDKFGPEGVRLLLGAGRKDESGDFTKGAGLGDDQITRLLSSYLGTSFRSGSAETTQKAEAAGEKSPIANIEGENTFPDDAMTFGFWRQATEGSSVGTEGVAELELMAGICRAAGYGPGRIFFDSSVVRGLEYYTGPVFEAELLFDVTNEKGEKVVFGSVGGGGRYDGLVSRFMGQPVPATGFSIGVSRLMTALKNLGKLGQDQVIAPVLVTVMDGDVDSMGRYQRFTQALRNEGIRAEMYQGNWKKFGNQLKYADRRGCPIAIIQGGDERAQGVVQLKDLIEGKRLSGEIEDNASWREARVAQETVPEADLVAKVKEILAAQAEDRKRAGNA, encoded by the coding sequence ATGAACGACAAGAGCAAGAAGCCCCAGAAACTTAAGGCCCGTCTGCCGCGCGGCTTCGTCGATCGTTCCGCCGCCGATATCCATGCCACCAACGAGATGACCGCGAAGATCCGCGAGGTCTACGAGCGCTACGGTTTCGATCCGGTCGAGACGCCGCTGTTCGAATATACCGATGCGCTCGGAAAATTCCTGCCCGACAGCGACCGCCCGAACGAGGGCGTGTTCTCGCTGCAGGACGATGACGACCAGTGGATGAGCCTGCGCTACGACCTGACGGCGCCACTCGCCCGCCATGTCGCAGAGAATTTCAACGAGATCCAGCTGCCGTTCCGCACCTACCGCGCCGGCTACGTCTTCCGTAACGAAAAGCCAGGCCCGGGCCGTTTCCGCCAGTTCATGCAGTTCGACGCCGATACGGTCGGCGCGCCGGGCGTCCAGGCGGATGCCGAAATGTGCATGATGATGGCGGACACGATGGAAGCCCTCGGCATCAAGCGCGGCGACTACGTGATCCGCGTCAACAACCGCAAGGTTCTGGACGGCGTCATGGAGGCGATCGGGCTTGGCGGCGAGGATAAGGCAGGCCAGCGGCTCAACGTGCTGCGTGCCATCGATAAGCTCGATAAGTTTGGTCCGGAAGGGGTCAGGCTGTTGCTCGGCGCGGGCCGCAAGGATGAATCGGGAGACTTCACCAAGGGCGCGGGCCTCGGTGATGATCAGATTACACGTCTTCTCTCGTCGTATCTTGGTACAAGCTTTCGAAGCGGCTCAGCCGAGACAACGCAGAAAGCGGAAGCTGCAGGCGAAAAGTCCCCGATTGCCAACATTGAGGGAGAAAACACTTTTCCCGATGATGCAATGACGTTCGGATTTTGGCGTCAAGCCACGGAAGGTTCCTCCGTTGGAACCGAAGGTGTAGCCGAACTGGAATTGATGGCTGGGATATGCAGAGCCGCTGGCTACGGTCCAGGTCGGATCTTTTTCGATTCATCCGTCGTCCGTGGTCTCGAATACTACACCGGCCCGGTCTTCGAAGCCGAACTCCTCTTCGACGTCACCAATGAAAAAGGCGAAAAGGTCGTCTTCGGTTCCGTCGGCGGCGGCGGACGATACGACGGCCTCGTGTCGCGCTTCATGGGCCAGCCGGTCCCGGCGACGGGTTTCTCAATCGGCGTTTCCCGCCTGATGACGGCGCTGAAGAACCTCGGCAAGCTCGGCCAGGACCAAGTGATAGCCCCGGTTCTCGTGACCGTGATGGATGGCGATGTCGACAGCATGGGCCGTTACCAGCGTTTTACTCAGGCGCTGCGCAACGAAGGCATCCGTGCCGAAATGTACCAGGGCAACTGGAAGAAATTCGGCAACCAGCTGAAATATGCCGACCGCCGCGGCTGCCCGATCGCCATCATCCAGGGCGGCGACGAGCGGGCGCAGGGCGTCGTGCAGCTGAAGGACCTGATCGAAGGCAAGCGCCTCTCCGGCGAGATCGAGGACAATGCGAGCTGGCGCGAGGCGCGTGTAGCGCAGGAAACCGTTCCGGAGGCGGATCTGGTGGCCAAGGTGAAGGAGATTCTGGCCGCGCAGGCGGAGGATCGGAAAAGGGCGGGCAATGCGTAG
- a CDS encoding ATP phosphoribosyltransferase regulatory subunit: protein MPLIDMPDFSTDLLAEFAARRTERVNTPVIQPAEPFLDMAGEDLRRRIFLTESETGANLCLRPEFTIPVCLRHIETATGTPKRYSYLGEVFRQRREGSHEFYQAGIEDLGNKDIASSDARAIGDATGILKALLPGRKLALTLGDQAVFEAVVKALGLPFGWQRRLIHAFGDMAHLEALLERLARPQPVTGLDPQIAELIASDNETDLVARIDRTMQETGYSTNASRSPTEIARRLKEKLELAETRLDGTALLLLREFLTLQLPLAEAPAALAGFADAAGLKLGAAVSRFDARLAALANAGADLSAMTYRAAFGRPLDYYTGLVFEVTEAGSSAVLAGGGRFDRLLTLLGAREHIPAVGFSLWLDRIEAARASR from the coding sequence ATGCCCCTGATCGACATGCCCGATTTCTCTACCGACCTCCTCGCCGAATTCGCCGCTCGCCGCACCGAGCGGGTCAACACGCCGGTCATCCAGCCGGCCGAACCCTTCCTCGACATGGCCGGCGAGGATCTGCGCCGCCGCATTTTCCTCACCGAAAGCGAGACCGGCGCCAATCTTTGCCTGCGCCCGGAATTCACCATTCCGGTCTGCCTGCGCCACATCGAAACCGCCACCGGCACCCCAAAACGGTATTCCTATCTCGGCGAAGTTTTCCGCCAGCGCCGCGAGGGTTCCCATGAATTCTACCAGGCCGGCATCGAGGATCTCGGGAATAAGGATATCGCCAGTTCCGACGCCCGCGCCATCGGCGATGCGACCGGCATCCTGAAAGCGCTGCTGCCCGGCCGCAAGCTCGCGCTCACGCTTGGCGACCAGGCGGTGTTCGAGGCGGTCGTCAAGGCGCTCGGCCTGCCGTTCGGCTGGCAGCGGCGGCTGATCCACGCGTTCGGCGACATGGCCCATCTCGAAGCGCTGCTGGAACGGCTCGCCCGGCCGCAGCCGGTCACCGGCCTCGATCCGCAGATCGCCGAACTGATTGCTTCGGACAACGAGACGGATCTCGTCGCCCGCATCGACCGCACCATGCAGGAAACCGGCTATTCCACCAATGCCAGCCGTTCGCCGACCGAGATCGCGAGAAGGCTCAAGGAAAAGCTGGAACTGGCCGAAACCCGGCTGGACGGCACCGCGCTGCTGCTGCTGCGCGAGTTCCTGACACTGCAATTGCCGCTTGCCGAAGCGCCCGCCGCTCTGGCCGGCTTTGCCGATGCCGCCGGCCTGAAGCTCGGCGCGGCGGTTTCCCGCTTCGATGCCCGGCTGGCGGCGCTCGCCAATGCCGGCGCCGATCTCTCGGCCATGACCTACCGCGCCGCCTTCGGCCGTCCGCTCGACTATTATACCGGCCTCGTCTTCGAAGTGACCGAGGCGGGGTCGTCTGCGGTGCTCGCCGGCGGCGGCCGTTTCGACCGGCTGCTGACCCTGCTCGGCGCCAGGGAACATATCCCGGCGGTCGGTTTCTCGCTCTGGCTCGACCGCATCGAAGCTGCGAGGGCATCCAGATGA
- the hisG gene encoding ATP phosphoribosyltransferase, translated as MSTITIALPSKGRIKEDTAEVFERAGLAISAVGNDRSYRGRIEGMEGVEIAYLSASEIARELASGAVDFGVTGEDLVREGMAGADGRVEFCARLGFGQADVVVAVPEIWLDVETMADLGDVAADFRARHGRRLAIATKYWRLTQQFFSSQHGIQLYRIVESLGATEGAPAAGQADIIVDITSTGSTLRANHLKILSDGVILKSEACLVRARKPAHEEDPRIARIVEAVRAAL; from the coding sequence ATGAGCACGATCACCATTGCTCTGCCCTCCAAGGGCCGTATCAAGGAAGATACCGCCGAGGTTTTCGAGCGCGCCGGGCTTGCCATTTCCGCCGTCGGCAACGACCGCTCCTATCGAGGCCGCATCGAGGGAATGGAAGGCGTCGAGATCGCCTATCTCTCGGCCTCCGAGATTGCCCGCGAGCTTGCCAGCGGCGCCGTCGATTTTGGCGTCACCGGTGAAGATCTGGTGCGCGAAGGCATGGCTGGCGCTGACGGCCGCGTCGAATTCTGCGCCCGCCTCGGCTTCGGCCAGGCGGATGTGGTCGTCGCCGTGCCGGAAATCTGGCTCGACGTCGAGACCATGGCCGACCTTGGCGACGTGGCGGCGGATTTCCGTGCCCGTCATGGCCGCCGGCTGGCCATCGCCACCAAATACTGGCGGCTCACCCAGCAGTTCTTTTCGAGCCAGCACGGCATCCAGCTCTACCGCATCGTCGAAAGCCTCGGCGCCACCGAGGGAGCGCCGGCCGCCGGCCAGGCGGATATCATCGTCGATATCACCTCGACGGGATCGACGCTCAGGGCCAACCACCTGAAGATCCTGTCGGATGGCGTGATCCTGAAGTCGGAAGCCTGCCTGGTCAGGGCCCGCAAGCCGGCTCACGAAGAGGATCCGCGGATCGCCAGGATCGTGGAGGCAGTCCGCGCCGCGCTCTGA
- a CDS encoding GFA family protein: MHVTGRCHCGYVTYEAELDPKRISICHCTDCQTLSGSPFRVTAVVPESDLKLTGHEPKLYRKVAESGRVRQQYFCPECGSPLFVNGEGEAARIWGIRWGSIDQRAELKPQRQIWCRSAVSWLPEMSELPTVQTD; encoded by the coding sequence ATGCACGTGACCGGTCGATGCCATTGCGGCTATGTGACCTATGAGGCGGAACTCGATCCGAAACGGATCAGTATCTGCCATTGCACCGATTGCCAGACGCTGAGCGGCTCGCCGTTTCGTGTCACCGCCGTCGTCCCGGAAAGCGATCTGAAGCTTACCGGGCACGAACCAAAGCTCTATCGCAAGGTGGCCGAGAGCGGCCGCGTCCGCCAGCAGTATTTCTGCCCCGAATGCGGCTCGCCGCTTTTCGTCAATGGCGAAGGTGAGGCGGCCAGGATCTGGGGCATCCGCTGGGGCAGTATCGACCAGAGGGCGGAGTTGAAGCCGCAGCGCCAGATCTGGTGTCGCTCGGCCGTTTCCTGGCTGCCCGAAATGAGCGAACTGCCGACCGTTCAGACCGATTGA
- a CDS encoding DoxX family protein, which translates to MSTTATNTLLLVGRVLLSGMFVMSGFQKLIDPAGTAGMITGAGLPAGMLLAYVAGLFELVTGLAVLTGFQTRIAALLLALFSAFTAFVFHSGAINVPNFPEAANGLLTLFNSLMMMKNLTIAGGFLALAAVGAGAFSVDARRGSVAIAA; encoded by the coding sequence ATGTCCACCACCGCTACCAATACCCTGCTTCTCGTCGGCCGCGTCCTCCTGTCCGGCATGTTCGTCATGTCCGGTTTCCAGAAGCTGATCGATCCCGCCGGCACCGCCGGCATGATCACCGGTGCCGGCCTTCCGGCTGGCATGCTGCTCGCCTATGTCGCAGGCCTGTTCGAACTGGTCACCGGCCTTGCCGTGCTGACCGGCTTCCAGACGCGCATCGCAGCGCTGCTGCTGGCTCTCTTCTCGGCCTTCACCGCGTTCGTCTTCCATTCCGGCGCCATCAACGTCCCGAACTTCCCGGAGGCCGCCAACGGTCTGCTGACGCTCTTTAACAGCCTGATGATGATGAAGAACCTGACGATTGCCGGTGGCTTCCTGGCTCTTGCCGCCGTCGGCGCCGGTGCATTTTCTGTCGATGCCCGCCGCGGTTCTGTCGCAATCGCTGCCTAA